TCCTATGGGCGCTTTGGCGGGTTTGTTTGTCGCCAAAGAATACATCCTCAATGAATTGCAATCCAATAATGTCGATGTGGATGGAAATCTGATTTATACCACGCTCGACGAAACCTCAAAAGCCATTATCCGAACCAATGACCTTTTGGTCATCAGAAACCCCTATGTGATGTTAGGCATGGTGGTCATAGCTTTGGCTTTAGTGATCTTTATGGTCAAAATGCCGGAAAACAAATCCAAAAATGGATCAATTGATTTTTGGCCTTCCATGAAAAGACTGTTCAAAAAACCTCAATTCGTAGAAGGAGTCGTTGCCCAGATGTTTTATGTGGGAGCCCAAATCATGGTCTGGACTTATATCTATCAATATGCTGAAACTTTGGGGATTGACAATGCTTCGGCAGTGAATTATGCCTATACGGCTTTGATCCTGTTTTTGGTGGGGAGATGGATCTGTACTTATCTTTTACGCTACTTCTCTCCTCCTAGATTATTGCTCTATTTCTCCATATTGGCCATTTGTTTTACTTTGGGAGCCATATTTATCCAAGGCATGTTAGGACTTTATTCCCTTGTGGGTATTTCACTTTCCATGTCTTTGATGTTCCCTACCATATATGGAATAGCATTGGAAGGGCTAGGAGAAGATGGGAAATATGGTGCAGCATTTTTGGTAATGGCGATTGTGGGTGGTGCCATTATGCCGACCCTACAGGGAGTAATCCTGGATTTCGGTGGCCCTGCCTATGACGATATCAGAATCTTAGGAGTTCCTGAGGTCAATTTTTCCTTTGTGTTGCCTATGGTTTGTTTTATAGTGGTTGGGATATTTGCACGGAGGAGGTTGTACCCATGAAATTAAATTAGGCCTTCTTGGAAAATTCCTTCGGAATTGAGAGGTAGGGTTAAAACTAAACCCTACTTTCTTTTTCTCTTTGGTTTTCAGATGATTTTGAAGTCAATTTTGGTACGGGAAAGTACAATTTTTTCTTTCACACATATGAAATAAGCGGGTCATTTATAGCATGGACACACTTATCCCATGAAGATGTCTCCGATTGTGTTTTTAGGCAGCTTTTTGTTCCGGCGGGCTTTCCGTTTCAGCTCTTCTTTTGGCTATCTTGACAGCATTGGCTGCCATTATCCCGAAAAATATCGCAAACTTCTCCCTTTTATCTCCTTTTACCCTGATTTTCCTCAGTCCGTAGAATTCTTTGTTTGTACCGAACACACCCTCCATTACTGTAGCCCTCTGTCTGGATATTTCGGAGCTGAGTATTTTTTCTGCCCTCTCATGTTTTTTGGGGCCTTTTTTGGGGAAACAGGTGAAAATCCTGTTGGCAGTACAGAAACTCCGGTTTTTGTTTGTGGCGTAAATCCTGTCCGCCCCAAGCTGGTTTACAGGACCGAAAAATCTCCTGTGTTTGGCCACGGAAAGCTTAAGTCTTGTACATTCGTTGAAGGCATTGAAATCAAGTTTGTCTATAAAAGTGAGTCCGTCCACCTGAAGGATATGGGCTTTGGCCCCGAACTCAACAGGCCTGTTTTCTTTTCCCCTCACAATGGGTCTAAGATAAGGTTTGTGCAGGGAAACTATTCTGTCTTTTAAAGCCGAAGGCGGATTGTCCAACAAAAACTCCTGCTGGCGGTGAACCTTTTTTATCACTGCAAACCTTGCAAAATCCTTCAATCCAAGATCTGCGCCCTTATTACTGTCGAGGATCTGCTGGAGTTGGCCGATCCCTTTACCGAGCAGATAAACGAGTGCTTTTCTTCTTCTGAGCGTTTCCCTGAAACTGTTTTTCCTTTTTCTGGAATAAGCCATATGGGCAATTCTCTGCTCCCTGAATTTAGATCTTGGTCTTTTGATTCCCAGATGGGAACAGAGTCTGAACAGCTGTTTTTCAAAAACCCACTCACAGCTTTCCCACAGCAGTTTGACATCAGTCGGAAACCGTATGTATGATTCATAACAGGTAGCGTCCATCAGCAATACGTGGGTATTGTTTACGTCACGCTTCCAGTGGCCGATAAGGACTTCCTGAAGTCTCTCCCATTCGCAGTGTTTTTCAAGATATGCCCTGACCCTGGTCATGATGGTCATGTCTTTGATCTGCTGGTTTTCGGCCAGTACTTTGCCGCAAAAATACTGTAAGGCCCAGTCTGTGTTGTAGCGCTCCAACAATTGCCTGTCACTGGTGTTGAGATAAGCCTTCAGGAACATGAGTGCAAACATTCCTTTGCCACCGAACCAGCTTGGTGCACCTCTTCCGGAGCGTTCTTCGGGAAGGCAGGAAACCAGATCATCCCAGGGGATGGAATCATGTATCTGGCCCAACAATGAATTCTTGAAAAAATGATATTTTGGAGAATATCCGTCGAAGTCTTTGAAAAGAGGAAGCTGAATCATAACTTTAATTGTATTTAAGTCTGCAACCTTAAAATACAAAAAAGAAAACCCCGAAAAAAGCTCAAAACAGCCAAATTCGGGGTTTTTGTGTTATGTTTTTGTTAAGTTATTGACTGACAATCAGAGTCTTAAGGGATTCGCAAGAAGCCCTAAATTAATAATTAAATCAAACATCACAAATCTCAACTCCCTGCTTTAAAGAAGCCAATTTATCGGATCTTTTGGGAACAAACTCTTGCCCCAAAAAGCCGGAATATCCGGTTTCAAGAATCGCTCTAATTATTGCGGGATAATATAATTCCTGCGTTTCATCAATTTCATTTCTACCAGGAACACCCCCAGTATGATAATGAGAAATGTATGAATGGTACTTTTTGATGGTGGAAATAACATCTCCTTCCATAATTTGCATGTGGTATATATCATAAAGAAGTTTGATATTTTCTGAACCTACAGCCTTACATAAATCCACTCCCCAGGAGGTATGATCTGCTTGGTAGTCTTTATGTCCGGTAACTTTACTATTAAGTAGTTCCATACATAAAATTATCCCATGTTTTTCAGCAACCGGAATAATCCTTTTCAAACCTACAGCGCAATTTTCCAAGCCTTTCCTATCGTCTAATCCGTTACGATTACCGGAAAAACAGATGATTTGCTTAAATCCCGCTTGTGCTACTTTTGGAATTAAATCTTCATAACTTTTCACCAATTCGTCATGATAATCTGGATTGTTGAAACCCTTTTCAATTCCCATTCCAGCACCCCAAGGCATCGCTGAGGTCAACCCATATTTTTTTAAAATAGGCCACTCCTCTGGTCCAACTAATTCAATTGACTTAATACCTATTTCAACAGAGGCCTTACACAATTCTTCTAAGGGAATATCATGATAACACCAACGACATACAGAATGCTTGATCCTACCTTTCAAACTTTTTTCTAAAGTGTCCTCCATGGCCTGCAACCGATTGGAAATAGTTAAACCCAATGCACTCAATGTTGCTGAACATGCAATTGCTTTCAAGCTTTTTCGTCTGGAAAATTTAAAGTTCTGGGTTGTCATGATTAAGGCTATCTAGTTTTATATCTACCATTTAATTTTTTGAAACAGAAAATGTATAATCTTCTCCTTCTTTTATACTTATTTTCTTTTTGAATTTAATGGTTCCAAATCCATTTAATTTAAAAGAACTCAATTCTAAATCACCTTTTTTCGAAGTCAAGGTCACAGCTTTAGAAGCTCCAGATTCGCTGATTTTAATGGTCCCAAATCCATAACCATTTGACCAAAAAAACGATCCTGAATTCGGATTGAAATTCATTGTTTTGGTCACAGCGGAATATTGAAACCCTGTATAGGCGAGAATGCCTGCCCATGCTGACATAGCTCTTGAATAACGGTGTCCATATTCTCCTTCATTAAAGGGATTTCTTTTATAGCCATCATACCTATTTCTAACATTTTCAAATATTTTTATTCCCGCATCGATTTGTCCTTCATAGATCATATGTGCAGCTGTACTATATTCAAAACCTGTCATTACTTCCGTATAATATGGAAATGGAAAATCCAATAAATCCCCTTTAGGATAACTGGCCATGATTAATCCCGATTCATCACCCAATGCGAAACTTCTAAATGTATTAAAATGATCATTAAAATCTGTAACGTAGTTATAATTCATTATAGACTTCAGGGTTGTTTGAACATTATCTTTATCCAATACATAGCCTAACCCCGCAGTATGTGCTAAATATTGGCCTACTAACTGATCCACCAAACAGCCTTTTCCAAGCTGGGCAACCTTGCTTTCGCCCTCTGGAATATGATGTTCATAATAATCACCGTTAAATAAATTTTCATCAATCCAAGAACTACCTTTTAGAAATAAGGATCTACATTCTTGTGCAAAGGCTTTATCACCTAAATGTATTGCCATTTCCTCTGAAGCTCTTAAAGCCCCTAAATACCAGCCAGCCATTTGGGGATTTGGCCCAACATAATTTATATCCATAGTATTGTGTTGAACCCCTTCCATGACGCCATCTTTGTCAATATCCCAAACCCCACCATTCCAGGCAAAAGACATAGCCTTTTTAATATTCGGCCACATTTCCTTTAATTTGGCATCATCACCTGATAATTGCCAATCTCGATAAACTTTTATCAATGTGCCCATTTGTCCATCAGCAGCCCAGCGTTTAAAATCAGTTCCCTTTTCTATAGGCAGGGCAACTCTGTGGCTTTGACCGCCATTTTCATTTACGGCATGCAAAAATTCAACTTCCCGAAATTTCATCGAAAGGTCCCCAAATAGAAAAGGAATTGTTGATTCATAATTCCACACATGAGTGCAGGTTCCAAAGCCCCAACCAGATGCTTTTTCTGCACCTATTTTTGTACCTTTTATGCTACCTGTACCTTCAAAACCGAAAGGAAGACCATCTTCAGTTCTAAATACAGTCTGACTTCTGAGGTTATTTAAATTAAAGAGTCCAGCTTCTACTAGTATTTCTGGGAGATCACTGTTAACCAAACTTTCAACAAAATCAATGGTTCCCTCTTCTAATTCTTCAAAATTGGTTTTCATTGTTTTCGCAACATCCCAAGCATCTGAATATTGAGTGGTATAATAATTTCCGACAATATCTTCTCCACCATATTGCCCTGAATGATGCGTTCCATGATCCCAAGCCCTTCGGTTGGGAAAATGCCAGGTAATCATGAATGTTATAGATTTAGAATCTCCGGGTTGGATTAAATGCTTTACTGCTAAAGTCGCAGGAGGTGTTTTTATTTTTTCCTTTTCATTTTCAGAACGTTCCTCTAAAAATGCAACATCTTTGTCCGTCATTTCGACAACATTACGATCAGGATGATCTGTAAGTTTACCATCATGAATAAAATCATCCCAAAACTCTCGAAAAGTCCAGTTCCAACCCAATTTAGCCCATGAAGTTCTATAGCTCACATCACCATCTGATGTTGTTGTAAGGGCCATTGTACCCCAATTGACATCCTTCTTGTCCACTTTTTCCGAATACATGAATAATCCTTTAATATCATCAGAATCTCTGTATTCATTGTAATTCCCCTCAGGTGTTCCAGACCAGCCATCTATTCCAATATAATTAGGAATCATCCCAACGATTGATGTTTCAATAGGGCTATCTGTGTTATTGGTTAATACATATCTTAAAACTGCAACAGGGATTCCGCTTTGATCAGCATCCCCAACTATTAAAGGATTAAAAGCCTCCAAGCGGACATCAAGAGGCACTTTCCGGTGTTCAAAATTAATTTGAGCCAAAGGATATGCTGCGGCAAAAGTTGTCTTTTCAAACCGAGGAAAACCAGAGTTTACAGCATCAGCTCCCCAATCCCCATAATATTCATCTTGTGACACGGGGCCTTCCAAAACTTTAATTTCAGGATCTTTCCCTTGCTCTTTGTAATAAATAGCAAAAAATGGCCCATTGGCAATTGTGGGTTGAACCAGTTTGAATGCAGGTATATATCCCAAGGCCCCACGGTTCATAATTTCCCAATCCCTTAAATCTCCAGTGCCACCTAAAGAAATTGTTCCTGTCCCAATACCACCCAGTGGCATGGCTACCTCTTTTAAATATTTATCCTGATAAGTTTTTAGAATTGGCCAATCTTTATTCCATTCTTGAGCGATTACGTTGGAAGCACATAGTGAGCAGGCTAGTATTAATAATATTGATTTATTCATGACATTAAGTTTTCTCTATTGTTATTCACAAATTTAATTTCTCTTTATAAAACTCTAATTCTTCCGATTCTTGACTATTCAATGGTTTATTAGAATTTGATAACTTATCAAATCGTTTTCTCTGAAAATCCAACATTTCTGTTAGCATTTCTTTTTCTACTTTTCTGGCATATTCACTATTGGGATATTGAGTAATATCAATTAATTCCAGATAAGTAGATCCTGTTGGACGGCTGTTTTTACCTTTAATGCCATAATCTCCGATATCATCTCTTGCCATCTGTGCCATATTTTTAAGTTCTTGTACAATTTCAGGAAATTCACTGGCAAGGTTTTTTGTTTCTTCAATATCTGTCTCAAGATTAAACAATAAATCTTCATTCAAGATGCCTGCATTATTTGTATGCCAACCTGCACATTCACCATACCTCCCAGGTCTTATTTCAGGTCTGGCAAAATGTAATTTCCATTTACCAGACCTCACGGCCTGCAACCAGGTGCCTGCATAATGATAATATACATCATGTGGCTTTTTTTCATTTTTTTGATCCAAAATATAAGGGAGTAAATTTTTTCCATCTATTACCCTGTCATCAGGCATAGATGCACCAGCAGCGGCTGCAATAGTAGGAGCCATATCGATAACTCCAGTTATTTCGGAGTAAACCAAACCTGCAGGTAAAGTATTTTTCCATTTCATAATCATTGGTACACGAACACCGCCTTCCCATGTGGTTATTTTACTACCCCGGAGTTCGCCGGCACTTCCCGACTGCTCTCCAAATCCTGCCCATGGGCCGTTATCCGATGCAAATATTATTAACGTGTTTTCTTCTATACCTTCAGCTTTTAATTTTTCGACTATCCTGCCTACATTCCAATCTATTTCTTCAATGGCATCTGCATAAAGCCCATGACCGCTCTTCCCTCTGAAATTTTCCCCAGGATAAACTGGTACATGTGGCATTGTATAGGCCAGATATAAAAAGAATGGATTTTGCTTATTTCTATCAATAAATGAAAGACTTTCTTCGGTGAAATCATGTGTCATTCGCGAATGATCAGGTCGCATTGTTAAAAGTGAGTCGTTGCGATAAAATGGTACAGAAAAATTTTCAAATTTTTGTGTGCCGTTTACTAAGCGTATTCCATAAAAATAATCAAATCCTTGTTGATTGGGAGCAAAAACATCCTCATCACCCAGATGCCACTTTCCAATACATGCTGTACTGTAATTTTTAGTCTTTAGAATTTCAGCAATGGTGATTTCATCAGGATTCAATCCAAAAGGTGAACCCCAAAGATGCACGTCCGGAAAACCTGCTCTTGGCGCATAACAACCTGTAAGGAATGCTGCTCTTGTGGGGGAGCATATTGGATGGACATAAAAATCAGTAAATCGAACACCTTCCTTCGCTAAATTATCAATATTCGGAGTTTCTATGGTCTCAGAACCAAAGCTTCCTAAATCTCCATATCCTTGATCATCTGTAAGGATAAAAATTATATTTGGTCCTATTGGTTCCTTGGAGTCTTTAGATTTGCAAGAAACCATTATTATAAAAATAAATATAGTTCTTAAAATTTTAGAGATGATAGAATCCATTTTCATTATTTGAGAAGATTTTGAAGTCGGTTTTGATGAATTCATAATTCGATATATATAGTTTTCATCACCTATATCTTCACGATTTCCCTTTCGCCTTTAGAAGGAAAACTCATCGCCTTGTACAGTTAACGGGATTTCTAAACCGGAATCATTAAAGATAATTCCATCCTTACTTCCATTGATTTTTAGTTGATAAATTGACTGTTTTAGTCCCTTTACAATTAAATTGGTAGAATAGACCTTATTCCATGGTTCGGTCAAATCCGCTAATGAATTATTAAGGGTAAGATGTATTTCATCTCCAATCAATTCTGCCTTTTCAACCTGTATTCCATCAACACCTACATAAATTTCATTTTCAAAATCTATATAAACACCTCCTAGGGCTCTTCCAGCCTCTGCTAGCCCTGTAAAAATACCAGATCCTTCACCCCAACTAGGATGGGTTCGCATTGCGGATTGTGGATGCGCCTCATGGTCTATGTTTTCCGGTCCAAGTCCAAAGGGATAAATATTGGTGTGGCGGTAAATATTATTTGATTTATGTCTTGGATGATTTATTAGTACCACTGATGAGCGAGCTGCGGCTACCCCTCTTTCTACCAAGTCCTGACGCCCCAAAGTTTTCCCATACCAAATAAATGGTCTGACCATTTCAGCCTGCCTTGCATCTAAGAAAGTAGCATTGTCTGCATTATCCACCCCAAA
This window of the Aquiflexum balticum DSM 16537 genome carries:
- the fucP gene encoding L-fucose:H+ symporter permease, with product MKKKTLIPKNLLIPFALITSLFALWGFANDITNPMVAAFKRVLELNNVQASLVQMAFYGGYFTMALPAAIFIKKYSYKVGVLIGLGLYAFGALLFYPAAAWESYFFFLMALYILTFGLAFLETTANPYVLSMGPEETATQRLNFAQAFNPMGALAGLFVAKEYILNELQSNNVDVDGNLIYTTLDETSKAIIRTNDLLVIRNPYVMLGMVVIALALVIFMVKMPENKSKNGSIDFWPSMKRLFKKPQFVEGVVAQMFYVGAQIMVWTYIYQYAETLGIDNASAVNYAYTALILFLVGRWICTYLLRYFSPPRLLLYFSILAICFTLGAIFIQGMLGLYSLVGISLSMSLMFPTIYGIALEGLGEDGKYGAAFLVMAIVGGAIMPTLQGVILDFGGPAYDDIRILGVPEVNFSFVLPMVCFIVVGIFARRRLYP
- a CDS encoding transposase; the encoded protein is MIQLPLFKDFDGYSPKYHFFKNSLLGQIHDSIPWDDLVSCLPEERSGRGAPSWFGGKGMFALMFLKAYLNTSDRQLLERYNTDWALQYFCGKVLAENQQIKDMTIMTRVRAYLEKHCEWERLQEVLIGHWKRDVNNTHVLLMDATCYESYIRFPTDVKLLWESCEWVFEKQLFRLCSHLGIKRPRSKFREQRIAHMAYSRKRKNSFRETLRRRKALVYLLGKGIGQLQQILDSNKGADLGLKDFARFAVIKKVHRQQEFLLDNPPSALKDRIVSLHKPYLRPIVRGKENRPVEFGAKAHILQVDGLTFIDKLDFNAFNECTRLKLSVAKHRRFFGPVNQLGADRIYATNKNRSFCTANRIFTCFPKKGPKKHERAEKILSSEISRQRATVMEGVFGTNKEFYGLRKIRVKGDKREKFAIFFGIMAANAVKIAKRRAETESPPEQKAA
- a CDS encoding hydroxypyruvate isomerase family protein; the encoded protein is MTTQNFKFSRRKSLKAIACSATLSALGLTISNRLQAMEDTLEKSLKGRIKHSVCRWCYHDIPLEELCKASVEIGIKSIELVGPEEWPILKKYGLTSAMPWGAGMGIEKGFNNPDYHDELVKSYEDLIPKVAQAGFKQIICFSGNRNGLDDRKGLENCAVGLKRIIPVAEKHGIILCMELLNSKVTGHKDYQADHTSWGVDLCKAVGSENIKLLYDIYHMQIMEGDVISTIKKYHSYISHYHTGGVPGRNEIDETQELYYPAIIRAILETGYSGFLGQEFVPKRSDKLASLKQGVEICDV
- a CDS encoding GH116 family glycosyl-hydrolase, which codes for MNKSILLILACSLCASNVIAQEWNKDWPILKTYQDKYLKEVAMPLGGIGTGTISLGGTGDLRDWEIMNRGALGYIPAFKLVQPTIANGPFFAIYYKEQGKDPEIKVLEGPVSQDEYYGDWGADAVNSGFPRFEKTTFAAAYPLAQINFEHRKVPLDVRLEAFNPLIVGDADQSGIPVAVLRYVLTNNTDSPIETSIVGMIPNYIGIDGWSGTPEGNYNEYRDSDDIKGLFMYSEKVDKKDVNWGTMALTTTSDGDVSYRTSWAKLGWNWTFREFWDDFIHDGKLTDHPDRNVVEMTDKDVAFLEERSENEKEKIKTPPATLAVKHLIQPGDSKSITFMITWHFPNRRAWDHGTHHSGQYGGEDIVGNYYTTQYSDAWDVAKTMKTNFEELEEGTIDFVESLVNSDLPEILVEAGLFNLNNLRSQTVFRTEDGLPFGFEGTGSIKGTKIGAEKASGWGFGTCTHVWNYESTIPFLFGDLSMKFREVEFLHAVNENGGQSHRVALPIEKGTDFKRWAADGQMGTLIKVYRDWQLSGDDAKLKEMWPNIKKAMSFAWNGGVWDIDKDGVMEGVQHNTMDINYVGPNPQMAGWYLGALRASEEMAIHLGDKAFAQECRSLFLKGSSWIDENLFNGDYYEHHIPEGESKVAQLGKGCLVDQLVGQYLAHTAGLGYVLDKDNVQTTLKSIMNYNYVTDFNDHFNTFRSFALGDESGLIMASYPKGDLLDFPFPYYTEVMTGFEYSTAAHMIYEGQIDAGIKIFENVRNRYDGYKRNPFNEGEYGHRYSRAMSAWAGILAYTGFQYSAVTKTMNFNPNSGSFFWSNGYGFGTIKISESGASKAVTLTSKKGDLELSSFKLNGFGTIKFKKKISIKEGEDYTFSVSKN
- a CDS encoding sulfatase family protein, translating into MNSSKPTSKSSQIMKMDSIISKILRTIFIFIIMVSCKSKDSKEPIGPNIIFILTDDQGYGDLGSFGSETIETPNIDNLAKEGVRFTDFYVHPICSPTRAAFLTGCYAPRAGFPDVHLWGSPFGLNPDEITIAEILKTKNYSTACIGKWHLGDEDVFAPNQQGFDYFYGIRLVNGTQKFENFSVPFYRNDSLLTMRPDHSRMTHDFTEESLSFIDRNKQNPFFLYLAYTMPHVPVYPGENFRGKSGHGLYADAIEEIDWNVGRIVEKLKAEGIEENTLIIFASDNGPWAGFGEQSGSAGELRGSKITTWEGGVRVPMIMKWKNTLPAGLVYSEITGVIDMAPTIAAAAGASMPDDRVIDGKNLLPYILDQKNEKKPHDVYYHYAGTWLQAVRSGKWKLHFARPEIRPGRYGECAGWHTNNAGILNEDLLFNLETDIEETKNLASEFPEIVQELKNMAQMARDDIGDYGIKGKNSRPTGSTYLELIDITQYPNSEYARKVEKEMLTEMLDFQRKRFDKLSNSNKPLNSQESEELEFYKEKLNL